One genomic window of Halovivax cerinus includes the following:
- a CDS encoding ABC transporter ATP-binding protein gives MLEVSGVTKSFGGLVAVDDVSFSIGDAEIVGLIGPNGAGKTTLFNTITGVDPPSDGSVTFDGASIAGRKPNKICRRGVVRTFQIVRTFDESTVLENVRTGAVFGSSRDRSTDEATEHAREAIEFVGLGAEAETPASELTMAQRKHVELARALACDPELLLLDEIGSGLTPTEIEELTDTIERIRDERGISVFWIEHVVDAIMGTTDRLLVLNEGSLIAEGEPAAIREDERVLEAYLGGAV, from the coding sequence ATGCTCGAAGTCTCCGGGGTTACGAAGTCCTTCGGGGGACTCGTCGCCGTCGACGACGTCAGTTTCTCGATCGGCGACGCAGAGATCGTCGGTCTGATCGGGCCGAACGGCGCCGGCAAGACGACGCTGTTCAACACCATAACCGGCGTCGATCCGCCGAGCGACGGGTCCGTCACGTTCGACGGGGCGTCGATCGCCGGGCGCAAGCCGAACAAGATCTGTCGGCGTGGGGTCGTCAGGACGTTCCAGATCGTCCGGACGTTCGACGAGTCGACCGTCCTCGAGAACGTCCGCACCGGCGCCGTATTCGGATCGAGTCGCGACCGGTCAACGGACGAGGCGACAGAACACGCCCGCGAGGCGATCGAGTTCGTCGGGCTCGGGGCAGAGGCCGAGACGCCCGCCAGCGAGCTCACGATGGCCCAGCGAAAACACGTCGAGCTCGCCCGGGCGCTCGCGTGCGATCCCGAGTTGCTACTGCTCGACGAGATCGGCAGCGGCCTCACGCCGACGGAGATCGAGGAGCTGACCGACACGATCGAACGCATCCGCGACGAGCGCGGGATCTCCGTCTTCTGGATCGAACACGTCGTCGACGCGATCATGGGCACGACCGACAGGCTGCTCGTGCTCAACGAGGGATCGCTCATCGCGGAGGGCGAGCCGGCGGCGATACGGGAAGACGAGCGCGTTCTGGAGGCGTACCTGGGAGGTGCCGTATGA
- a CDS encoding DUF7096 domain-containing protein — protein MSRGRTGGTGSDANDPGGAARGSIRAYRRAVLVLAIVCLLGGQAFVAAVAMPTDAADVGRAPSTAGAIGVAGEPSSGDPSPTDTIDGGFQPSGADAPVDDLEPGAQLAANTAGQAASIRGHVDRADFAVRLDESTSTAERGVIVDGEVDAVERRVTALERRYRSRDASGPNGRVGTGTVTARKAAVGFEADAVDAHLTAVDAAAAGLPGDVRAGYRLDERIEALSGRLDSLRSRTADAVETVEGAGRPIRTAPVSTSNVAAAMSQLGVTERWYVAELRSERIELHVRAANGTTVRFGVDRAGSDAQRIEGGAMDDPTVRVHTDYRVVRALERGEDPDRVLREGLDADRIAIDGVGLRSSVKYSVVSIVASA, from the coding sequence ATGAGCCGGGGCCGAACCGGCGGGACGGGCTCCGACGCGAACGATCCCGGTGGAGCCGCGCGCGGTTCGATTCGGGCGTATCGACGCGCCGTCCTCGTCCTGGCGATCGTCTGCCTCCTCGGCGGACAGGCGTTCGTCGCGGCGGTCGCGATGCCTACCGACGCGGCCGACGTCGGACGTGCGCCGTCGACCGCCGGCGCGATCGGCGTCGCCGGCGAGCCATCTTCGGGCGATCCGTCGCCTACCGACACGATCGACGGCGGATTCCAGCCGTCGGGCGCCGACGCCCCGGTCGACGACCTCGAACCCGGCGCGCAGCTCGCGGCCAACACGGCCGGACAGGCGGCGTCGATCCGGGGGCACGTCGACCGCGCGGACTTCGCGGTGCGCCTCGACGAATCGACGTCGACGGCCGAACGAGGGGTCATCGTCGATGGTGAGGTCGACGCCGTCGAGCGGCGGGTGACGGCACTCGAACGGCGATACCGCTCGCGCGACGCGTCCGGCCCGAACGGCCGCGTCGGTACGGGAACCGTCACTGCCAGGAAAGCCGCGGTCGGGTTCGAGGCCGACGCCGTCGACGCCCACCTGACCGCCGTCGACGCGGCTGCGGCGGGCCTCCCCGGCGACGTCCGGGCCGGGTACCGCCTCGACGAGCGGATCGAAGCGCTGTCAGGTCGTCTCGATTCGCTACGGTCGCGAACGGCCGACGCGGTGGAGACGGTCGAAGGGGCCGGTCGTCCGATTCGGACGGCGCCGGTGTCGACCTCGAACGTGGCGGCGGCGATGTCCCAGCTCGGCGTGACGGAGCGCTGGTACGTCGCGGAACTTCGCTCGGAGCGGATCGAACTCCACGTCCGGGCTGCCAACGGCACCACGGTGCGATTCGGGGTCGATCGCGCCGGGAGCGACGCCCAGCGGATCGAAGGCGGCGCGATGGACGATCCGACGGTTCGCGTCCACACCGATTACCGCGTCGTTCGCGCCCTGGAACGCGGCGAGGATCCCGACCGGGTCCTGCGCGAGGGGCTGGACGCCGATCGGATCGCGATCGACGGCGTCGGCCTGCGCTCCTCGGTGAAGTACAGCGTCGTGTCGATCGTCGCCTCGGCGTGA
- a CDS encoding MaoC/PaaZ C-terminal domain-containing protein codes for MPATYYYEDLAVGDEWDAGTVSITEEELLEFAERYDPQAFHVDEAAAERHFGGLITSGWHTAAACMRPLVESVLSDVAVVAAAGVDDLRWREPVRPGDALTIEVAVVEKTPWNDDRGQVSFQLTATNGDGDVVHDRTDLVVVERRDDTDT; via the coding sequence ATGCCTGCTACGTACTACTACGAAGACCTCGCCGTCGGCGACGAGTGGGACGCCGGCACCGTCTCGATCACCGAGGAGGAGCTCCTCGAATTTGCCGAGCGCTACGACCCTCAGGCGTTCCACGTCGACGAAGCGGCAGCCGAGCGCCACTTCGGCGGCCTGATCACCAGCGGCTGGCACACCGCGGCGGCCTGCATGCGACCGCTGGTCGAGTCGGTACTCTCCGACGTGGCGGTCGTCGCCGCGGCCGGCGTCGACGACCTCCGCTGGCGCGAACCCGTCCGCCCGGGTGACGCGCTAACGATCGAGGTCGCCGTCGTCGAGAAGACGCCCTGGAACGACGACCGCGGCCAGGTCTCGTTCCAGCTGACGGCGACGAACGGCGACGGCGACGTCGTCCACGACCGAACGGACCTGGTCGTCGTCGAACGGCGCGACGACACCGACACCTAG
- a CDS encoding branched-chain amino acid ABC transporter permease has product MSRHPIAALRHRLGRFDDIALGVVVLAIVPQLVVGTGMTYQARLLTIALTFAIFTLGLNVVFGHTDQLFLFVGALAGVGAYTTALLADAVGVSPWLVLPVGALLAGAIGMLVSYVSARRGMTVIVIAILTLSLQLAIMELFGGARDLTRGSTGFLFSGLEVTFLTETLGFSRYVAHYYVLLAVLAVLLVGYRLAMTSKYGLAFKAIRQDEVAAESVGIDVVKYKTIAGFAAAAIIGLAGPLYAHGEGWIEPSMFSFNTVDVIVLIMLVVGGMRTTWGPVVGAGAIVYLEEQLHVLGQWRMTALGLLLMVLFLYFRSGIVPKVTAALDGDGRSVSLTDVTDRFG; this is encoded by the coding sequence ATGAGTCGACACCCGATCGCCGCTCTCAGGCACAGACTCGGTCGGTTCGACGACATCGCTCTGGGAGTCGTCGTCCTCGCGATCGTTCCACAACTCGTCGTCGGGACGGGGATGACCTACCAGGCCCGCCTGCTCACGATCGCGCTGACGTTCGCCATCTTTACCCTCGGGCTGAACGTCGTGTTCGGTCACACGGATCAACTCTTCCTCTTCGTCGGCGCGCTGGCCGGCGTCGGCGCGTACACGACGGCGCTGCTCGCCGACGCGGTCGGCGTCTCGCCGTGGCTCGTCCTCCCGGTCGGCGCCCTCCTCGCGGGCGCGATCGGCATGCTCGTGAGCTACGTCTCGGCACGGCGGGGGATGACCGTAATCGTGATCGCCATCCTCACGCTCAGCCTCCAGCTCGCCATCATGGAACTCTTCGGCGGTGCTCGCGACCTGACGCGGGGGAGTACCGGCTTCCTGTTCTCCGGCCTCGAGGTCACGTTCCTCACGGAGACGCTCGGGTTCAGCCGATACGTCGCCCACTACTACGTCCTCCTCGCGGTCCTGGCGGTCCTGCTGGTCGGCTACCGCCTCGCGATGACCTCGAAGTACGGCCTCGCGTTCAAAGCCATCCGACAGGACGAGGTGGCGGCCGAATCCGTCGGCATCGACGTCGTGAAGTACAAGACCATCGCCGGTTTCGCCGCAGCCGCCATCATCGGGCTCGCCGGCCCGCTGTACGCCCACGGCGAGGGGTGGATCGAACCCTCGATGTTCTCGTTCAACACCGTCGACGTGATCGTCCTCATCATGCTCGTCGTCGGCGGCATGCGAACCACGTGGGGCCCCGTCGTGGGCGCCGGCGCGATCGTCTACCTCGAAGAACAGCTCCACGTCCTCGGACAGTGGCGCATGACCGCCCTCGGGCTGCTGTTGATGGTCCTGTTCCTGTACTTCCGGTCGGGAATCGTCCCGAAGGTCACGGCCGCCCTGGACGGTGACGGACGATCGGTCTCGCTCACCGACGTCACGGACAGATTCGGCTGA
- a CDS encoding RidA family protein, translating into MDKEIVTPPELAEPRGFNHGFLIEGGKTLYLAGQDASGSDGEIVAPGDLLGQFEQVMSNLAAVCEEAGGSSEDIVKLNVYVADRDEYREHLAEVGEIFGEYVDDYPAMALFEVSGFYMPDALIEMEGFAVIDEADGTSEREAGEASE; encoded by the coding sequence ATGGACAAAGAGATCGTGACGCCGCCGGAACTGGCGGAGCCTCGCGGCTTCAACCACGGCTTCCTGATCGAGGGTGGAAAGACGCTGTACCTCGCCGGCCAGGACGCCTCCGGATCCGACGGGGAGATCGTCGCCCCCGGCGACCTCCTCGGACAGTTCGAACAGGTGATGTCGAACCTGGCTGCGGTCTGCGAGGAGGCTGGCGGGTCGAGCGAGGACATCGTGAAGTTGAACGTCTACGTCGCCGACCGCGACGAGTATCGCGAGCATCTGGCCGAGGTGGGCGAGATATTCGGCGAGTACGTCGACGACTACCCCGCGATGGCGCTGTTCGAGGTGAGCGGCTTCTACATGCCGGACGCGCTCATCGAGATGGAGGGCTTCGCGGTGATCGACGAGGCGGATGGGACGTCCGAACGCGAGGCGGGTGAGGCGTCCGAATGA
- a CDS encoding HVO_A0556 family zinc finger protein, whose amino-acid sequence MASTAVRSNGRRAMAVGFDAQYVGVSPLDLSNWERHQGLHTQGQPVSVGQARCSDMANAAPKTDGVLHRLRGDRCPHCEDGTLVLGTYKGNRAVLCDDCETPRAQLW is encoded by the coding sequence ATGGCATCGACGGCCGTCCGCTCGAACGGACGACGCGCGATGGCGGTCGGGTTCGATGCACAGTACGTGGGCGTCTCGCCCCTCGACCTGTCGAACTGGGAGCGCCACCAGGGGTTGCATACACAGGGCCAACCGGTATCGGTCGGTCAGGCGAGGTGTAGCGATATGGCGAACGCAGCACCGAAAACAGACGGGGTTTTACACCGGTTACGCGGCGATCGCTGTCCGCACTGCGAGGACGGCACGCTGGTACTCGGGACCTACAAGGGCAACCGGGCAGTCCTCTGTGACGACTGCGAGACGCCCCGGGCGCAGCTCTGGTGA
- a CDS encoding acyl-CoA dehydrogenase family protein, which produces MIERFSLEARHEAQREHVREFCEREVDPNVHDLEAAGAFPEELVRRLGEADLIGVPYPPEVGGAGKDFRSFAITVEELARSWKLLAGAVNIACGLVGYPLAEFGDDRKREEWLGNVCAGDWIPAFALTEPEAGSDAAGLETTARREGDEWVIDGHKWWTTHGAVADLLLIVARTDPDATGHEGISLIGVPNPHERDGIEVVRDIPCMEGDVAVESELRFDGLRVPADNLVGEAGRGFRYIMEGLDIGRLGTAAQGVGIAQGAFEASRDFADEREQFGQPIREFQGIGFSLADMAARTEAARLLTLAAADQRDRGERITQSAAMAKTFATDAAMEIATDAVQVHGARGYSEDYPVERYMREAKGTQIYDGTNEINRLVVANRMYE; this is translated from the coding sequence ATGATCGAGCGGTTCTCACTCGAAGCGCGACACGAGGCACAGCGCGAGCACGTCCGGGAGTTCTGCGAGCGCGAGGTCGATCCGAACGTCCACGACCTCGAAGCGGCCGGGGCGTTCCCGGAGGAGCTCGTTCGCCGACTCGGGGAGGCCGACCTCATCGGCGTGCCCTATCCGCCCGAGGTCGGCGGGGCCGGGAAGGACTTTCGCTCGTTCGCGATCACCGTCGAGGAACTCGCCCGCTCGTGGAAACTCCTCGCCGGGGCGGTCAACATCGCTTGCGGACTCGTCGGCTACCCGCTCGCGGAGTTCGGCGACGACCGCAAGCGCGAGGAGTGGCTCGGCAACGTCTGTGCGGGTGACTGGATCCCAGCGTTCGCGCTCACGGAACCCGAGGCGGGCAGCGACGCCGCCGGGCTGGAGACGACCGCCAGACGCGAGGGAGACGAGTGGGTGATCGACGGCCACAAGTGGTGGACCACCCACGGCGCCGTCGCCGACCTGTTGCTGATCGTCGCGCGGACGGACCCGGACGCGACGGGTCACGAGGGGATCAGCCTCATCGGCGTGCCGAACCCGCACGAGCGCGACGGGATCGAGGTCGTCCGGGACATCCCGTGCATGGAGGGCGACGTGGCGGTCGAGAGCGAACTCCGCTTCGACGGCCTCCGCGTCCCCGCGGACAACCTCGTCGGCGAGGCGGGCCGCGGGTTCCGGTACATCATGGAGGGCCTCGACATCGGACGACTGGGCACCGCCGCGCAGGGCGTCGGAATCGCCCAGGGTGCCTTCGAAGCCAGTCGCGACTTCGCCGACGAGCGCGAGCAGTTCGGCCAGCCCATCCGCGAGTTCCAGGGGATCGGCTTCTCGCTCGCGGACATGGCCGCCCGGACCGAAGCCGCTCGCCTCCTCACGCTTGCCGCCGCCGACCAGCGAGATCGCGGCGAGCGCATCACTCAGTCGGCGGCGATGGCCAAGACGTTCGCGACCGACGCCGCGATGGAGATCGCCACCGACGCCGTCCAGGTCCACGGCGCACGCGGCTACTCCGAAGACTACCCCGTCGAGCGGTACATGCGCGAGGCGAAGGGCACCCAGATCTACGACGGGACGAACGAGATCAACCGCCTCGTCGTGGCGAACCGCATGTACGAGTGA
- a CDS encoding SDR family NAD(P)-dependent oxidoreductase — protein MSAESTDRRSPSVGPDLTGQVAVVTGGTRGIGRAIAETLAVAGADVVPVSRTEADVAEAADAVRELGADSLEVPTDVTDDSAVEALVERVVDDLGGIDVLVNNAGINPVSAMGRPETLDPDAFRQVTEVNLQGAVTCTAAAGEALLDGGGAVVNVASTAGIAGIKRQHGYVASKHGLVGFTKSAALDWAPEVRVNAVAPGYVDTDLTDPVQENEELYDRLTGRTPAGRFGEPAEVADAVCFLASDMASFVMGETLVVDGGFTVE, from the coding sequence ATGAGCGCGGAGTCGACGGACCGACGGTCACCAAGCGTGGGCCCGGATCTGACGGGGCAGGTGGCCGTCGTCACCGGCGGCACGCGCGGGATCGGCCGTGCCATCGCGGAGACGCTCGCGGTCGCCGGCGCCGACGTCGTTCCCGTCTCGCGGACCGAGGCGGACGTCGCCGAGGCAGCCGATGCCGTCCGCGAACTCGGTGCCGACTCGCTCGAGGTGCCGACCGACGTGACCGACGACTCGGCCGTTGAGGCGCTCGTCGAGCGCGTGGTCGACGACCTCGGCGGGATCGACGTCCTGGTCAACAACGCGGGGATCAACCCCGTCTCGGCGATGGGGCGCCCGGAGACGCTCGACCCCGACGCGTTCCGCCAGGTGACCGAGGTGAACCTCCAGGGCGCGGTCACCTGTACGGCTGCGGCTGGCGAGGCGCTGCTCGACGGGGGCGGCGCGGTCGTCAACGTCGCGAGCACGGCCGGAATCGCAGGGATCAAGCGCCAGCACGGCTACGTCGCCTCGAAACACGGTCTCGTCGGGTTCACGAAGAGCGCCGCGCTGGACTGGGCGCCCGAGGTGCGGGTGAACGCCGTCGCCCCCGGCTACGTGGACACCGACCTCACCGACCCCGTCCAGGAGAACGAGGAGCTCTACGACCGGCTGACGGGGCGCACACCGGCGGGCCGGTTCGGCGAACCCGCGGAGGTCGCAGACGCCGTCTGCTTCCTCGCGAGCGACATGGCCTCGTTCGTCATGGGCGAGACGCTCGTCGTCGACGGCGGTTTCACCGTGGAGTGA
- a CDS encoding type 1 glutamine amidotransferase — MRRPRLALLDASHGDENVPRNFRRELDASLAEFDVTEGALPAGYEFDGVVVTGSRSSVYWDEDWIDETKAWVSDAIDRDLPCLGVCWGHQLLADVLGGTVADMGVYEIGYNEIDRTRDESILFAGVEDTFLAFTTHSDAVVDLPPGAVELARNEYSNHGFRADHVFGVQFHPEYDRQSARDLTMEKELDEDRREAVLAGITEENYRRATGTKRVFENFVAYVETHRRNGDGRRDRAVRTDGAPPGR, encoded by the coding sequence ATGCGACGACCGCGACTCGCGTTGCTCGACGCCAGCCACGGGGACGAGAACGTCCCGCGAAACTTCCGCCGGGAGCTCGACGCGTCGCTCGCCGAGTTCGACGTCACCGAGGGGGCACTTCCAGCGGGGTACGAGTTCGACGGCGTGGTCGTCACCGGCTCGCGCTCGTCGGTCTACTGGGACGAAGACTGGATCGACGAGACGAAGGCGTGGGTGTCGGACGCGATCGACCGCGATCTGCCGTGTCTCGGGGTCTGCTGGGGCCACCAGCTGCTCGCGGACGTCCTCGGCGGGACGGTCGCCGATATGGGTGTCTACGAGATCGGCTACAACGAGATCGATCGCACGAGAGACGAGTCCATCCTCTTCGCGGGCGTCGAGGACACCTTCCTCGCCTTCACGACGCACTCGGACGCCGTCGTCGACCTGCCGCCCGGCGCGGTCGAGCTCGCCAGGAACGAGTACTCGAATCACGGCTTCCGGGCGGACCACGTCTTCGGCGTGCAGTTCCACCCGGAGTACGACCGCCAGAGCGCGCGCGACCTCACGATGGAGAAGGAACTCGACGAGGATCGTCGCGAGGCCGTCCTCGCGGGCATCACCGAGGAGAACTACCGACGGGCCACCGGGACGAAGCGGGTCTTCGAGAACTTCGTCGCGTACGTCGAGACGCATCGTCGAAACGGCGATGGCCGACGGGATCGCGCCGTCCGGACCGACGGAGCGCCGCCCGGGCGATAG
- a CDS encoding ABC transporter ATP-binding protein has product MSDPLVSANGIDVAYGDLQVLWDVSVEITDEDRVVALVGPNGAGKTTLLKALSGLRPLAGGSIELFGADAAALRPDQIVERGFVHVPEARNLFTEMTVEENLEMGAYTKRAEQAATMAEVFELFPVLDERRTQRAGTLSGGEQQMLAIGRGLMAKPDVLALDELSVGLAPQFVDRVFEKVAAISEDITVLLTEQHVHEALELADRGYVLENGRIVAEDDADALLESDRVQDAYLSG; this is encoded by the coding sequence ATGAGCGACCCGCTGGTGAGCGCGAACGGGATCGACGTCGCGTACGGCGACCTGCAGGTGCTGTGGGACGTCTCCGTGGAGATCACCGACGAGGATCGCGTCGTCGCCCTCGTGGGTCCGAACGGCGCCGGCAAGACGACGCTCCTGAAGGCGCTCTCGGGCCTCCGGCCGCTTGCGGGCGGGTCGATCGAGCTCTTCGGCGCCGACGCGGCAGCGTTGCGGCCCGACCAGATCGTCGAGCGCGGGTTCGTCCACGTCCCGGAGGCACGAAACCTCTTCACCGAGATGACCGTCGAAGAGAACCTCGAGATGGGCGCGTACACGAAACGGGCCGAGCAGGCGGCGACCATGGCCGAGGTCTTCGAGCTGTTCCCCGTGCTCGACGAGCGCCGAACCCAGCGCGCCGGCACGCTCTCCGGCGGGGAACAGCAGATGCTCGCCATCGGCCGCGGGTTGATGGCGAAACCTGACGTCCTCGCGCTCGACGAGCTGTCGGTCGGTCTGGCTCCGCAGTTCGTCGACCGGGTCTTCGAGAAGGTCGCCGCGATCAGCGAGGATATCACCGTGTTACTCACCGAACAGCACGTCCACGAGGCGCTCGAACTCGCCGATCGAGGATACGTCCTCGAGAACGGCCGTATCGTCGCCGAGGACGACGCGGACGCGCTCCTGGAGAGCGATCGCGTCCAGGACGCGTACCTGAGCGGGTAA
- a CDS encoding ABC transporter substrate-binding protein encodes MAHDTFRTGTGVRRRSVLKVAGAAGVGTLAGCTGGGGDDGLTIGALQPLSGNFAPWGSVHQAGLEFAVDEVNDEGFLDQELTVESTDTESDAGGAATAFRRFVEEEDAVAITGPVSSDVGVRTAQLAEELEVPLMLHMAGTHRLHTKQSRHTFRLGSLPAPMDLQPQAELIEERDYQTVGAIVADYEWGRTVEDQIDEWFPDGIDLSVDVAPRGESNFRSYLRDMPEDLDLIVATGHPPGSISIHTQARELGLGHDLTTGAGLPPGVLYEALGGAAETFAHLHTPDVYGDAFADVAGRFAEDRGEQFTTHHGYGYIAGRVFAEAIDEADSTDPSDIASVVLESSHDTILAEPLQYNEWGEIDGVRSMLSTVHEGGPDFHSDGAFHLEQEYQSSLMNASMVEPLVPEER; translated from the coding sequence ATGGCACACGACACGTTCCGAACGGGAACCGGTGTCCGGCGACGATCGGTGCTCAAAGTGGCCGGCGCAGCTGGTGTCGGTACCCTGGCTGGCTGTACGGGCGGCGGAGGCGACGACGGGCTCACGATCGGAGCGCTCCAGCCGCTGTCGGGGAACTTCGCCCCCTGGGGGTCGGTCCACCAGGCCGGACTCGAATTCGCCGTCGACGAGGTCAACGACGAGGGTTTTCTCGACCAGGAACTCACCGTCGAGAGCACGGACACTGAGAGCGACGCCGGGGGCGCCGCGACGGCGTTTCGCCGATTCGTCGAGGAGGAGGACGCGGTCGCGATCACGGGGCCGGTCTCCAGCGACGTCGGGGTCCGGACGGCCCAGCTCGCGGAGGAACTCGAAGTCCCGTTGATGTTACACATGGCGGGGACGCACCGCTTGCACACGAAACAGTCGCGACACACGTTCCGACTCGGATCGCTCCCGGCGCCGATGGACCTGCAACCGCAGGCCGAACTGATCGAAGAGCGCGACTACCAGACGGTCGGCGCCATCGTGGCCGACTACGAGTGGGGCCGAACCGTCGAGGACCAGATCGACGAGTGGTTCCCCGACGGGATCGACCTGTCGGTCGACGTGGCGCCGCGCGGCGAGAGTAACTTCCGCTCGTACCTCCGGGACATGCCCGAGGACCTGGACCTCATCGTCGCGACGGGCCACCCGCCGGGGTCGATCTCGATTCACACGCAGGCGCGGGAACTGGGGCTCGGCCACGATCTGACGACCGGGGCCGGACTGCCGCCGGGCGTCCTCTACGAGGCGCTGGGCGGCGCCGCCGAAACCTTCGCCCACCTCCACACGCCGGACGTCTACGGCGACGCGTTCGCGGACGTCGCCGGCCGATTCGCCGAGGACCGCGGCGAGCAGTTCACGACGCACCACGGCTACGGCTACATCGCCGGCCGCGTCTTCGCGGAGGCGATCGACGAGGCCGATTCGACGGACCCGAGCGACATCGCGTCCGTCGTCCTCGAGTCGTCGCACGATACGATACTCGCCGAACCGCTCCAGTACAACGAGTGGGGCGAGATCGACGGCGTCCGATCGATGTTGAGCACGGTCCACGAGGGCGGCCCCGACTTCCACTCGGACGGCGCGTTCCACCTCGAGCAGGAGTACCAGAGCAGCCTGATGAACGCGTCGATGGTCGAACCACTCGTGCCCGAAGAACGGTAA
- a CDS encoding branched-chain amino acid ABC transporter permease, with product MEVVTLAEIAVDAIARGLLFALLGAGITLVFGLGDVLNLSLGAFAIVAAVIGATVVSTVPVPIAALAALAGVAALGLAIDRVLLSPVYRTDGEERILLGIFVTLGLAIAIDGVLFAEFSLRYAFPLDVASRTIGGVTVLGSTMVVIVVASIALAGLFLFLRRTTLGKATRTVFQDETGALLCGINPRRLRSLIFVLSVVMAGTAGLLWSIQAPVGAGSAFDLTIYGIIVSIVGGVRNIEGTAVAGVGLGLLMTYANYFIGAYQAMIVLFGFVVVVLIARPEEIA from the coding sequence ATGGAGGTCGTAACCCTCGCCGAGATCGCCGTCGACGCTATCGCCAGGGGACTGCTGTTCGCCCTCCTCGGAGCGGGTATCACACTCGTCTTCGGGTTGGGTGACGTCCTGAACCTCTCGCTCGGTGCGTTCGCGATCGTCGCGGCGGTGATCGGGGCGACGGTCGTCTCGACCGTCCCGGTCCCGATCGCGGCGCTGGCCGCGCTCGCCGGCGTCGCCGCGCTGGGCCTCGCGATCGATCGAGTCCTCCTCTCGCCAGTCTATCGGACGGACGGCGAGGAGCGCATCCTGCTCGGCATCTTCGTGACCCTCGGGCTCGCCATCGCGATCGACGGCGTCCTGTTCGCGGAGTTCTCGCTTCGCTACGCGTTCCCGCTCGACGTCGCGTCCCGGACGATCGGCGGGGTCACCGTCCTGGGCTCGACGATGGTCGTCATCGTCGTCGCGTCGATCGCCCTCGCCGGTCTGTTTCTGTTTCTCCGCCGGACCACGCTCGGGAAAGCGACCCGCACGGTGTTCCAGGACGAGACCGGGGCGCTGCTCTGCGGGATCAACCCCCGCCGGCTGCGCTCGCTGATATTCGTCTTGAGTGTCGTCATGGCGGGCACCGCCGGGCTCCTCTGGAGCATCCAGGCACCGGTTGGTGCGGGGTCGGCGTTCGACCTCACCATCTACGGGATCATCGTCTCGATCGTCGGCGGAGTCAGGAACATCGAGGGAACCGCGGTCGCCGGCGTCGGACTCGGATTACTCATGACCTACGCAAACTACTTCATCGGGGCGTACCAGGCGATGATCGTCCTGTTCGGATTTGTCGTGGTCGTGTTGATCGCCCGGCCGGAGGAGATCGCATGA
- a CDS encoding alpha/beta fold hydrolase — protein MQTVSTDGTTLHYAVDGEGPPVVFVTEAGLGGWSWGWQHRAVAGPYRSVVWDLRGTGRSERPPGPYAMETLVADLEAILAAVDARAAHVVGAGLGGAIALRAARASTRIETVTVVGTPADETAFDGSALVVDRDETSQGDGVASDGDAFRRSTEALLSADFRAAQPAVVDGIVDWRRDGDADAAATRDQLAAFEEFDATDWGYEVTTPTAVVHGTDDAVVPVESAERLADALPNGAFVPIDGAAHLPQIERSRAVNDHLRGFLNEHTDE, from the coding sequence ATGCAGACCGTCTCGACCGACGGCACCACGCTGCACTACGCGGTCGACGGCGAGGGACCGCCGGTCGTCTTCGTCACGGAGGCCGGCCTCGGCGGCTGGTCCTGGGGGTGGCAACACCGGGCCGTCGCCGGACCGTATCGGAGCGTCGTCTGGGACCTCCGCGGAACCGGCCGGTCCGAGCGACCGCCGGGGCCGTACGCGATGGAGACGCTCGTCGCGGACCTGGAGGCGATCCTGGCGGCCGTCGACGCCAGGGCGGCCCACGTCGTCGGCGCCGGCCTCGGCGGGGCGATCGCGCTGCGAGCCGCGAGAGCGTCGACGCGCATCGAGACCGTCACAGTCGTCGGGACGCCAGCGGACGAAACGGCGTTCGACGGGAGCGCACTCGTCGTCGATCGTGACGAAACGAGCCAGGGCGACGGTGTGGCGAGCGATGGTGACGCCTTCCGCCGATCCACCGAAGCGCTCCTCTCTGCGGACTTTCGCGCCGCCCAGCCGGCCGTCGTCGACGGGATCGTCGACTGGCGCCGCGACGGCGACGCCGACGCCGCCGCCACGCGCGACCAGCTCGCCGCGTTCGAAGAGTTCGACGCCACCGACTGGGGGTACGAGGTAACGACGCCGACGGCAGTCGTCCACGGCACCGACGACGCCGTCGTCCCGGTCGAATCGGCCGAGCGGCTCGCCGACGCCCTCCCGAACGGTGCGTTCGTCCCGATCGACGGCGCGGCCCACCTTCCCCAGATCGAGCGATCGAGGGCGGTCAACGACCACCTTCGCGGGTTCCTGAACGAGCACACCGACGAGTGA